A genomic region of Drosophila kikkawai strain 14028-0561.14 chromosome X, DkikHiC1v2, whole genome shotgun sequence contains the following coding sequences:
- the AdamTS-B gene encoding A disintegrin and metalloproteinase with thrombospondin motifs 12 isoform X3, translating to MDSKSRMRTRMRITLLCLWLALEAPGKTSAANPLFGLHSDELVADEGQLVVPRRVHADGKFMTHSLAYAHDRDHRRHRQRRSFHDDQEEEPEPAELHLQLPLANETLHLELMAHSYFLAPHLVVERHRRDLRTRSSLTARHLNCHFHGKVRGEPDTNVAISTCSGLVGHIRTASNEYFIEPSKQHEAHPVNGHPHVVFQRTSVKPRQQQQSRMRNKRKRGGGSSAMGSPSLEVSNCGTREPRRRMETRLEWQAKGKVKIQGGRQIRRRHHKHHQHPNRRQHHQRKSQPRKLQLHKTKFKYETQPEIPRRRRSISSPRHVETLIVADATMSAFHKDLNGYLLTIMNMVSALYKDPSIGNSIEIVVVRIIQLDEEESQQQLNLTQNAQKNLDRFCSWQHKLNKGSEKDPHHHDVAILITRKNICANNCMTLGLANVGGMCKPKQSCSVNEDNGIMLSHTITHELGHNFGMFHDTAKIGCHPRVGSIVHIMTPTFGADTLQVCWSNCSRKYITHFLDQGLGECLDDPPTPLNEYNYTGELPGMRYNARGQCRLQFNLTNDSEVGACSAPHEFCSTLWCKVNGECVTHMRPTAPGTMCGRNKWCQNGKCVRREELTAVNGGWGDWSEWSECSRSCGGGVSTQHRECDSPVPANGGVFCIGERKRYKICRKRPCPEQEPSFRAQQCARFDNVSYQGATYKWLPFFDKDNPCRLFCSDVDDTIIANWGSTVLDGTPCTLGTNNMCIDGICKLVAIGSSTRRCRTIVAVSVAALAISASR from the exons ATggacagcaagagcaggatGCGGACTCGGATGCGGATCACGTTGCTCTGCTTGTGGCTGGCCCTGGAGGCACCCGGTAAAACGTCGGCAGCCAATCCACTATTCGGACTTCATTCCGATGAACTGGTGGCGGATGAGGGACAACTAGTGGTCCCCCGTCGCGTCCATGCCGATGGCAAATTTATGACCCACTCCCTGGCCTATGCCCATGATCGTGATCATCGAAGGCATCGCCAGCGACGCAGTTTCCACGAcgaccaggaggaggagccggaGCCAGCGGAGCTTCATCTACAGCTTCCACTGGCCAATGAGACGCTCCATTTGGAGCTGATGGCGCATAGCTACTTCCTGGCCCCGCATCTGGTGGTGGAGCGGCATCGTCGTGACCTTCGCACCCGATCCTCGTTGACGGCAAGGCACCTTAACTGTCATTTCCATGGCAAGGTGCGCGGCGAGCCGGACACCAATGTGGCCATCTCCACCTGCTCGGGACTG GTGGGCCACATCCGGACGGCCAGCAATGAGTACTTTATCGAGCCATCCAAGCAGCATGAGGCGCATCCCGTCAACGGCCATCCGCACGTTGTCTTCCAGCGCACCTCCGTGAAGCCAAGG cagcagcagcagtcccgGATGCGTAACAAGCGCAAACGCGGCGGGGGATCATCGGCAATGGGTTCCCCCAGTTTGGAGGTCAGTAACTGTGGCACTCGAGAGCCACGACGACGCATGGAGACGCGTCTGGAGTGGCAGGCCAAAGGCAAGGTCAAGATCCAGGGGGGCAGACAAATCCGGCGGCGGCACCACAAGCACCACCAGCACCCCAACAGACGGCAGCATCACCAGCGGAAATCGCAGCCCCGGAAGCTGCAGCTCCACAAGACCAAGTTCAAGTATGAGACGCAGCCGGAGATCCCGCGACGAAGGCGCTCCATCAGCAGTCCGCGGCATGTGGAGACACTGATTGTGGCCGATGCCACCATGTCGGCATTTCACAAGGACCTCAATGGCTACCTGTTGACCATCATGAATATGGTTTCGGCCTTGTACAAGGATCCCAGCATTGGCAACTCCATAGAGATTGTGGTGGTGCGGATCATCCAGTTGGACGAGGAggagtcgcagcagcagctaaatCTCACCCAGAATGCCCAAAAGAATTTGGATCGATTTTGCAG TTGGCAGCACAAGCTAAACAAGGGCAGCGAGAAGGATCCCCATCACCATGACGTGGCCATACTCATCACACGCAAGAATATCTGCGCCAACAACTGCAT GACCCTTGGCCTGGCCAATGTGGGTGGCATGTGCAAGCCCAAGCAATCCTGCAGCGTCAACGAGGACAATGGCATTATGCTCTCCCACACAATCACCCATGAACTGGGTCACAA CTTTGGCATGTTCCATGACACCGCCAAGATCGGCTGCCATCCGCGAGTGGGTTCCATTGTGCACATCATGACGCCCACCTTTGGAGCGGACACCCTGCAGGTTTGCTGGTCGAACTGTAGCCGCAAGTACATAACACACTTCCTGGA TCAGGGCTTAGGCGAGTGCCTGGACGATCCACCGACGCCGCTGAATGAATACAACTACACTGGAGAACTGCCCGGAATGCGGTACAATGCCCGCGGCCAGTGCCGGCTTCAGTTTAATCTCACCAACGACAGCGAGGTGGGCGCCTGCTCCGCCCCCCATGAATTCTGCTCGACGCTGTGGTGCAAGGTCAATGGCGAATGCGTCACCCACATGCGTCCCACTGCCCCGGGAACGATGTGTGGCAGGAATAAGTGGTGCCAGAATGGCAAGTGCGTTCGCCGGGAGGAGCTAACCGCCGTGAATGGTGGCTGGGGGGATTGGAGCGAGTGGAGTGAGTGCTCGCGCAGCTGTGGCGGCGGTGTGTCCACCCAACACCGGGAATGCGATTCACCGGTTCCGGCCAATGGCGGTGTCTTTTGCATTGGCGAGCGGAAGCGCTACAAGATCTGCCGGAAGCGACCCTGTCCCGAGCAGGAGCCCAGCTTCCGGGCTCAGCAATGCGCGCGCTTTGACAATGTCAGTTACCAAGGGGCCACCTACAAGTGGCTGCCCTTCTTCGACAAGG ATAATCCCTGCCGCCTGTTCTGCAGCGATGTGGATGACACCATCATTGCCAATTGGGGCTCCACGGTTTTGGATGGTACGCCCTGCACGCTGGGCACCAACAACATGTGCATCGATGGCATCTGCAAG TTGGTTGCGATTGGATCGTCGACTCGGAGATGCAGGACGATCGTTGCGGTGTCTGTGGCGGCGCTGGCGATCAGTGCCAGCCGGTAA
- the AdamTS-B gene encoding A disintegrin and metalloproteinase with thrombospondin motifs 7 isoform X2: MDSKSRMRTRMRITLLCLWLALEAPGKTSAANPLFGLHSDELVADEGQLVVPRRVHADGKFMTHSLAYAHDRDHRRHRQRRSFHDDQEEEPEPAELHLQLPLANETLHLELMAHSYFLAPHLVVERHRRDLRTRSSLTARHLNCHFHGKVRGEPDTNVAISTCSGLVGHIRTASNEYFIEPSKQHEAHPVNGHPHVVFQRTSVKPRQQQSRMRNKRKRGGGSSAMGSPSLEVSNCGTREPRRRMETRLEWQAKGKVKIQGGRQIRRRHHKHHQHPNRRQHHQRKSQPRKLQLHKTKFKYETQPEIPRRRRSISSPRHVETLIVADATMSAFHKDLNGYLLTIMNMVSALYKDPSIGNSIEIVVVRIIQLDEEESQQQLNLTQNAQKNLDRFCSWQHKLNKGSEKDPHHHDVAILITRKNICANNCMTLGLANVGGMCKPKQSCSVNEDNGIMLSHTITHELGHNFGMFHDTAKIGCHPRVGSIVHIMTPTFGADTLQVCWSNCSRKYITHFLDQGLGECLDDPPTPLNEYNYTGELPGMRYNARGQCRLQFNLTNDSEVGACSAPHEFCSTLWCKVNGECVTHMRPTAPGTMCGRNKWCQNGKCVRREELTAVNGGWGDWSEWSECSRSCGGGVSTQHRECDSPVPANGGVFCIGERKRYKICRKRPCPEQEPSFRAQQCARFDNVSYQGATYKWLPFFDKDNPCRLFCSDVDDTIIANWGSTVLDGTPCTLGTNNMCIDGICKKVGCDWIVDSEMQDDRCGVCGGAGDQCQPVRDVFRDPFGAKDGAYVEIVTIPARARHILIREQGNSPHFLAVGRAAAHSERFYLNGDSLISMPGEFEIAGAESLYDRVDEQETITIPQPIQHSISLYAIVRGNESNSGIFYEFTLPAVNISVGRQFLWRLSNWTVCSASCGGGVQHREPVCQENGKVLGDTLPCWTHAKNRRPQRQSRACAEQPCPAHWWPGPWQFCPLTCRPTGSATAPLRRRSVVCLDQHDVVVADAECDAMAKPPETEPCEATLPYCRSKE, from the exons ATggacagcaagagcaggatGCGGACTCGGATGCGGATCACGTTGCTCTGCTTGTGGCTGGCCCTGGAGGCACCCGGTAAAACGTCGGCAGCCAATCCACTATTCGGACTTCATTCCGATGAACTGGTGGCGGATGAGGGACAACTAGTGGTCCCCCGTCGCGTCCATGCCGATGGCAAATTTATGACCCACTCCCTGGCCTATGCCCATGATCGTGATCATCGAAGGCATCGCCAGCGACGCAGTTTCCACGAcgaccaggaggaggagccggaGCCAGCGGAGCTTCATCTACAGCTTCCACTGGCCAATGAGACGCTCCATTTGGAGCTGATGGCGCATAGCTACTTCCTGGCCCCGCATCTGGTGGTGGAGCGGCATCGTCGTGACCTTCGCACCCGATCCTCGTTGACGGCAAGGCACCTTAACTGTCATTTCCATGGCAAGGTGCGCGGCGAGCCGGACACCAATGTGGCCATCTCCACCTGCTCGGGACTG GTGGGCCACATCCGGACGGCCAGCAATGAGTACTTTATCGAGCCATCCAAGCAGCATGAGGCGCATCCCGTCAACGGCCATCCGCACGTTGTCTTCCAGCGCACCTCCGTGAAGCCAAGG cagcagcagtcccgGATGCGTAACAAGCGCAAACGCGGCGGGGGATCATCGGCAATGGGTTCCCCCAGTTTGGAGGTCAGTAACTGTGGCACTCGAGAGCCACGACGACGCATGGAGACGCGTCTGGAGTGGCAGGCCAAAGGCAAGGTCAAGATCCAGGGGGGCAGACAAATCCGGCGGCGGCACCACAAGCACCACCAGCACCCCAACAGACGGCAGCATCACCAGCGGAAATCGCAGCCCCGGAAGCTGCAGCTCCACAAGACCAAGTTCAAGTATGAGACGCAGCCGGAGATCCCGCGACGAAGGCGCTCCATCAGCAGTCCGCGGCATGTGGAGACACTGATTGTGGCCGATGCCACCATGTCGGCATTTCACAAGGACCTCAATGGCTACCTGTTGACCATCATGAATATGGTTTCGGCCTTGTACAAGGATCCCAGCATTGGCAACTCCATAGAGATTGTGGTGGTGCGGATCATCCAGTTGGACGAGGAggagtcgcagcagcagctaaatCTCACCCAGAATGCCCAAAAGAATTTGGATCGATTTTGCAG TTGGCAGCACAAGCTAAACAAGGGCAGCGAGAAGGATCCCCATCACCATGACGTGGCCATACTCATCACACGCAAGAATATCTGCGCCAACAACTGCAT GACCCTTGGCCTGGCCAATGTGGGTGGCATGTGCAAGCCCAAGCAATCCTGCAGCGTCAACGAGGACAATGGCATTATGCTCTCCCACACAATCACCCATGAACTGGGTCACAA CTTTGGCATGTTCCATGACACCGCCAAGATCGGCTGCCATCCGCGAGTGGGTTCCATTGTGCACATCATGACGCCCACCTTTGGAGCGGACACCCTGCAGGTTTGCTGGTCGAACTGTAGCCGCAAGTACATAACACACTTCCTGGA TCAGGGCTTAGGCGAGTGCCTGGACGATCCACCGACGCCGCTGAATGAATACAACTACACTGGAGAACTGCCCGGAATGCGGTACAATGCCCGCGGCCAGTGCCGGCTTCAGTTTAATCTCACCAACGACAGCGAGGTGGGCGCCTGCTCCGCCCCCCATGAATTCTGCTCGACGCTGTGGTGCAAGGTCAATGGCGAATGCGTCACCCACATGCGTCCCACTGCCCCGGGAACGATGTGTGGCAGGAATAAGTGGTGCCAGAATGGCAAGTGCGTTCGCCGGGAGGAGCTAACCGCCGTGAATGGTGGCTGGGGGGATTGGAGCGAGTGGAGTGAGTGCTCGCGCAGCTGTGGCGGCGGTGTGTCCACCCAACACCGGGAATGCGATTCACCGGTTCCGGCCAATGGCGGTGTCTTTTGCATTGGCGAGCGGAAGCGCTACAAGATCTGCCGGAAGCGACCCTGTCCCGAGCAGGAGCCCAGCTTCCGGGCTCAGCAATGCGCGCGCTTTGACAATGTCAGTTACCAAGGGGCCACCTACAAGTGGCTGCCCTTCTTCGACAAGG ATAATCCCTGCCGCCTGTTCTGCAGCGATGTGGATGACACCATCATTGCCAATTGGGGCTCCACGGTTTTGGATGGTACGCCCTGCACGCTGGGCACCAACAACATGTGCATCGATGGCATCTGCAAG AAAGTTGGTTGCGATTGGATCGTCGACTCGGAGATGCAGGACGATCGTTGCGGTGTCTGTGGCGGCGCTGGCGATCAGTGCCAGCCGGTAAGGGATGTCTTCAGAGATCCATTTGGTGCCAAAGATGGTGCCTATGTGGAAATTGTTACCATACCGGCCCGGGCGCGTCACATTCTCATCCGGGAGCAGGGCAATTCGCCGCATTTCCTGGCCGTGGGACGGGCCGCCGCCCATAGCGAACGGTTCTATCTGAATGGCGATAGCCTCATCTCTATGCCGGGGGAATTCGAGATAGCCGGCGCCGAGAGCCTCTACGATCGGGTCGACGAGCAGGAGACCATCACAATACCTCAGCCCATCCAGCATTCCATATCGCTATAC GCGATTGTGCGCGGCAATGAGAGCAACTCGGGCATCTTCTATGAGTTCACTCTGCCGGCGGTGAACATCAGCGTAGGAAGGCAGTTCCTGTGGCGTCTGAGCAACTGGACCGTCTGCTCCGCCAGCTGTGGGGGCGGGGTGCAGCACCGGGAGCCGGTGTGCCAGGAGAACGGCAAGG TGTTGGGCGACACGCTGCCCTGTTGGACGCACGCCAAGAACCGGAGGCCCCAGCGACAGTCGCGGGCCTGCGCCGAGCAACCATGCCCGGCCCACTGGTGGCCGGGACCGTGGCAGTTCTGTCCGCTTACCTGCCGCCCGACGGGATCAGCGACTGCGCCACTTCGCCGGCGATCCGTTGTATGCCTAGACCAGCATGACGTGGTGGTGGCCGATGCGGAGTGCGATGCGATGGCCAAGCCGCCGGAAACAGAGCCCTGCGAGGCCACATTGCCCTATTGCCGGTCGAAGGAGTGA
- the Mvb12 gene encoding multivesicular body subunit 12B, whose translation MNKVGKHILSGVSSLDNGGGNSAILSTASLLGSPLEGANGAGTAGATNVFSSIIGILPDNRPITSLHIVEDFERCPKNFNAIHRTYDQDSDADLWRDYSIFGRQNTRYLCLSKSEGLPEYVVETLLVIAEKTAPPKEFSLLSRTADSDQKAWRKRQIAYKLSKRGTVTQAVTDIILCSKLKVAPDGFKLAGDINGVLICYKTGAIPVRMPPPVPVGGVPAAGSTCEVEQALNRLNLQGHRNSRGPLPQPPTEHHDYEEIQANYQINSPQRPAPPRPAGGGRGTYGGTGTLGTYTELEGVPFVLDARLQRNQAGTDIPTLPEISTLLKSLDYDFQLERQILCTMKSSASKNPFFK comes from the exons ATGAACAAGGTGGGCAAGCACATACTGAGCGGCGTCTCATCTCTGGACAATGGCGGCGGCAATAGTGCTATTCTCTCCACAGCCTCGTTGCTCGGCTCACCGCTGGAGGGAGCCAACGGAGCTGGGACGGCCGGTGCCACCAATGTGTTCAGTTCAATTATAGGCATCCTGCCCGACAATCGTCCCATTACCTCGCTGCACATTGTCGAGGACTTTGAGCG CTGCCCGAAAAACTTTAATGCCATTCACCGCACCTACGACCAGGATTCGGATGCCGATCTATGGCGCGACTATAGCATATTTGGACGACAAAACACACGCTATCTGTGTCTGTCCAAGTCCGAGGGCCTGCCCGAATATGTGGTGGAGACACTCCT GGTCATTGCGGAGAAGACAGCCCCGCCCAAGGAATTCTCGCTGCTATCCCGCACCGCCGACAGTGACCAGAAGGCCTGGCGCAAGCGTCAGATAGCCTATAAGCTGTCCAAGCGCGGCACTGTCACCCAGGCCGTAACCGATATTattctctgctccaagctgaAGGTGGCACCCGATGGCTTTAAGCTGGCCGGCGACATCAATGGGGTGCTTATATGCTACAAGACGGGTGCCATTCCGGTGCGCATGCCACCGCCAGTTCCGGTTGGAGGAGTACCCGCCGCTGGAAGCACCTGTGAGGTGGAGCAGGCCCTGAACCGTCTCAATCTGCAGGGACACCGAAATTCACGTGGACCG CTGCCACAGCCACCGACTGAGCACCATGACTATGAGGAGATACAAGCCAATTATCAAATAAACTCGCCACAGCGACCGGCGCCGCCACGTCCGGCGGGAGGAGGACGCGGTACTTATGGTGGCACTGGCACCCTGGGCACCTATACCGAACTGGAGGGCGTGCCCTTTGTGCTGGACGCTAGGCTGCAGCGCAATCAAGCCGGAACTGAT ATACCCACACTGCCCGAAATCTCGACGCTTCTCAAGTCCCTGGACTATGACTTTCAGCTGGAGCGTCAGATCTTGTGCACGATGAAGTCATCGGCGTCGAAGAACCCTTTCTTCAAGTAG
- the AdamTS-B gene encoding A disintegrin and metalloproteinase with thrombospondin motifs 7 isoform X1, whose amino-acid sequence MDSKSRMRTRMRITLLCLWLALEAPGKTSAANPLFGLHSDELVADEGQLVVPRRVHADGKFMTHSLAYAHDRDHRRHRQRRSFHDDQEEEPEPAELHLQLPLANETLHLELMAHSYFLAPHLVVERHRRDLRTRSSLTARHLNCHFHGKVRGEPDTNVAISTCSGLVGHIRTASNEYFIEPSKQHEAHPVNGHPHVVFQRTSVKPRQQQQSRMRNKRKRGGGSSAMGSPSLEVSNCGTREPRRRMETRLEWQAKGKVKIQGGRQIRRRHHKHHQHPNRRQHHQRKSQPRKLQLHKTKFKYETQPEIPRRRRSISSPRHVETLIVADATMSAFHKDLNGYLLTIMNMVSALYKDPSIGNSIEIVVVRIIQLDEEESQQQLNLTQNAQKNLDRFCSWQHKLNKGSEKDPHHHDVAILITRKNICANNCMTLGLANVGGMCKPKQSCSVNEDNGIMLSHTITHELGHNFGMFHDTAKIGCHPRVGSIVHIMTPTFGADTLQVCWSNCSRKYITHFLDQGLGECLDDPPTPLNEYNYTGELPGMRYNARGQCRLQFNLTNDSEVGACSAPHEFCSTLWCKVNGECVTHMRPTAPGTMCGRNKWCQNGKCVRREELTAVNGGWGDWSEWSECSRSCGGGVSTQHRECDSPVPANGGVFCIGERKRYKICRKRPCPEQEPSFRAQQCARFDNVSYQGATYKWLPFFDKDNPCRLFCSDVDDTIIANWGSTVLDGTPCTLGTNNMCIDGICKKVGCDWIVDSEMQDDRCGVCGGAGDQCQPVRDVFRDPFGAKDGAYVEIVTIPARARHILIREQGNSPHFLAVGRAAAHSERFYLNGDSLISMPGEFEIAGAESLYDRVDEQETITIPQPIQHSISLYAIVRGNESNSGIFYEFTLPAVNISVGRQFLWRLSNWTVCSASCGGGVQHREPVCQENGKVLGDTLPCWTHAKNRRPQRQSRACAEQPCPAHWWPGPWQFCPLTCRPTGSATAPLRRRSVVCLDQHDVVVADAECDAMAKPPETEPCEATLPYCRSKE is encoded by the exons ATggacagcaagagcaggatGCGGACTCGGATGCGGATCACGTTGCTCTGCTTGTGGCTGGCCCTGGAGGCACCCGGTAAAACGTCGGCAGCCAATCCACTATTCGGACTTCATTCCGATGAACTGGTGGCGGATGAGGGACAACTAGTGGTCCCCCGTCGCGTCCATGCCGATGGCAAATTTATGACCCACTCCCTGGCCTATGCCCATGATCGTGATCATCGAAGGCATCGCCAGCGACGCAGTTTCCACGAcgaccaggaggaggagccggaGCCAGCGGAGCTTCATCTACAGCTTCCACTGGCCAATGAGACGCTCCATTTGGAGCTGATGGCGCATAGCTACTTCCTGGCCCCGCATCTGGTGGTGGAGCGGCATCGTCGTGACCTTCGCACCCGATCCTCGTTGACGGCAAGGCACCTTAACTGTCATTTCCATGGCAAGGTGCGCGGCGAGCCGGACACCAATGTGGCCATCTCCACCTGCTCGGGACTG GTGGGCCACATCCGGACGGCCAGCAATGAGTACTTTATCGAGCCATCCAAGCAGCATGAGGCGCATCCCGTCAACGGCCATCCGCACGTTGTCTTCCAGCGCACCTCCGTGAAGCCAAGG cagcagcagcagtcccgGATGCGTAACAAGCGCAAACGCGGCGGGGGATCATCGGCAATGGGTTCCCCCAGTTTGGAGGTCAGTAACTGTGGCACTCGAGAGCCACGACGACGCATGGAGACGCGTCTGGAGTGGCAGGCCAAAGGCAAGGTCAAGATCCAGGGGGGCAGACAAATCCGGCGGCGGCACCACAAGCACCACCAGCACCCCAACAGACGGCAGCATCACCAGCGGAAATCGCAGCCCCGGAAGCTGCAGCTCCACAAGACCAAGTTCAAGTATGAGACGCAGCCGGAGATCCCGCGACGAAGGCGCTCCATCAGCAGTCCGCGGCATGTGGAGACACTGATTGTGGCCGATGCCACCATGTCGGCATTTCACAAGGACCTCAATGGCTACCTGTTGACCATCATGAATATGGTTTCGGCCTTGTACAAGGATCCCAGCATTGGCAACTCCATAGAGATTGTGGTGGTGCGGATCATCCAGTTGGACGAGGAggagtcgcagcagcagctaaatCTCACCCAGAATGCCCAAAAGAATTTGGATCGATTTTGCAG TTGGCAGCACAAGCTAAACAAGGGCAGCGAGAAGGATCCCCATCACCATGACGTGGCCATACTCATCACACGCAAGAATATCTGCGCCAACAACTGCAT GACCCTTGGCCTGGCCAATGTGGGTGGCATGTGCAAGCCCAAGCAATCCTGCAGCGTCAACGAGGACAATGGCATTATGCTCTCCCACACAATCACCCATGAACTGGGTCACAA CTTTGGCATGTTCCATGACACCGCCAAGATCGGCTGCCATCCGCGAGTGGGTTCCATTGTGCACATCATGACGCCCACCTTTGGAGCGGACACCCTGCAGGTTTGCTGGTCGAACTGTAGCCGCAAGTACATAACACACTTCCTGGA TCAGGGCTTAGGCGAGTGCCTGGACGATCCACCGACGCCGCTGAATGAATACAACTACACTGGAGAACTGCCCGGAATGCGGTACAATGCCCGCGGCCAGTGCCGGCTTCAGTTTAATCTCACCAACGACAGCGAGGTGGGCGCCTGCTCCGCCCCCCATGAATTCTGCTCGACGCTGTGGTGCAAGGTCAATGGCGAATGCGTCACCCACATGCGTCCCACTGCCCCGGGAACGATGTGTGGCAGGAATAAGTGGTGCCAGAATGGCAAGTGCGTTCGCCGGGAGGAGCTAACCGCCGTGAATGGTGGCTGGGGGGATTGGAGCGAGTGGAGTGAGTGCTCGCGCAGCTGTGGCGGCGGTGTGTCCACCCAACACCGGGAATGCGATTCACCGGTTCCGGCCAATGGCGGTGTCTTTTGCATTGGCGAGCGGAAGCGCTACAAGATCTGCCGGAAGCGACCCTGTCCCGAGCAGGAGCCCAGCTTCCGGGCTCAGCAATGCGCGCGCTTTGACAATGTCAGTTACCAAGGGGCCACCTACAAGTGGCTGCCCTTCTTCGACAAGG ATAATCCCTGCCGCCTGTTCTGCAGCGATGTGGATGACACCATCATTGCCAATTGGGGCTCCACGGTTTTGGATGGTACGCCCTGCACGCTGGGCACCAACAACATGTGCATCGATGGCATCTGCAAG AAAGTTGGTTGCGATTGGATCGTCGACTCGGAGATGCAGGACGATCGTTGCGGTGTCTGTGGCGGCGCTGGCGATCAGTGCCAGCCGGTAAGGGATGTCTTCAGAGATCCATTTGGTGCCAAAGATGGTGCCTATGTGGAAATTGTTACCATACCGGCCCGGGCGCGTCACATTCTCATCCGGGAGCAGGGCAATTCGCCGCATTTCCTGGCCGTGGGACGGGCCGCCGCCCATAGCGAACGGTTCTATCTGAATGGCGATAGCCTCATCTCTATGCCGGGGGAATTCGAGATAGCCGGCGCCGAGAGCCTCTACGATCGGGTCGACGAGCAGGAGACCATCACAATACCTCAGCCCATCCAGCATTCCATATCGCTATAC GCGATTGTGCGCGGCAATGAGAGCAACTCGGGCATCTTCTATGAGTTCACTCTGCCGGCGGTGAACATCAGCGTAGGAAGGCAGTTCCTGTGGCGTCTGAGCAACTGGACCGTCTGCTCCGCCAGCTGTGGGGGCGGGGTGCAGCACCGGGAGCCGGTGTGCCAGGAGAACGGCAAGG TGTTGGGCGACACGCTGCCCTGTTGGACGCACGCCAAGAACCGGAGGCCCCAGCGACAGTCGCGGGCCTGCGCCGAGCAACCATGCCCGGCCCACTGGTGGCCGGGACCGTGGCAGTTCTGTCCGCTTACCTGCCGCCCGACGGGATCAGCGACTGCGCCACTTCGCCGGCGATCCGTTGTATGCCTAGACCAGCATGACGTGGTGGTGGCCGATGCGGAGTGCGATGCGATGGCCAAGCCGCCGGAAACAGAGCCCTGCGAGGCCACATTGCCCTATTGCCGGTCGAAGGAGTGA